Below is a genomic region from Rhodospirillum centenum SW.
CCGTATGGTGCCGCCGCTTTCGCGCGGCGTCGAACTCGGCGGCGAAGGGTGCTCCCATCATGACGGATGATCCGGACATGACGGGGGACAGAACACCCCCCTCGCTGGAGGAGATCGAGGCCAGGCTGCGGCGGGCACGGCGGAACGCCGGCATCGTGACGTCGTCGCCCGATCCGGGCGCCGAGGTCGATACCCGCGGCGGGCTGGGGTTCGGTTTCCGGATCGGGGTCGAGCTGCTGGCCGCGATGGTTGTCGGTGTCGGCGGCGGTCTGATGATCGACCGCTGGCTGGAAACGGCGCCCTGGGGGCTTGTGGTGATGTTCTTTCTCGGCGCGGGCGCCGGGGTGATGAACGTCTTCCGGGCCGTCACGGGCGCCGGTTACGCAGTTGGGTTCCGGCATTCCGCCGAGGCGGAAGGGTCGGAAGAAAGTCGGCAGGACGAAGGGCGAGGACACCGTGGCTGATCCGCTGCATCAATTCGAAATCCAGCCGATCGTGCCGATCCAGATCGGCGGGCTCGACCTGTCCTTCAGCAATTCCGCGGCCTTCATGGTCGCCGCGGTGCTTGCCACCACGACGCTCCTGATGTTCGGCATGCGCGGGCGGGCCATCGTGCCGGGCCGGCTGCAGTCGATGGCGGAGCTGCTCTACGAATTCATCGCCGGCATGGTGAAGGAGAATGCGGGGCCGGAAGCCCGGCGCTATTTCCCGCTGGTGTTCTCGATCTTCACCTTCATCCTGTTCGGCAACCTCCTGGGCATGATCCCGGGGGCGTTCACCTTCACCAGCCATATCGCCGTGACGTTCGCGCTGGCGATGGTGGTGTTCCTGTTCGTGACGATCCTGGCGCTGGTGCGGCATGGCCTGCACTTCTTCTCCTTCTTCATGCCCCAGGGCGCGCCGATCTGGCTGGCGCCGCTGATCGTCCCGATCGAGATCGTCTCCTACCTGTCCCGGCCGGTCAGCCTCAGCATCCGACTGTTCGCCAACATGATGGCCGGTCACACGATGCTGAAGGTCTTCGCCGGGTTCACGGTCAGCATGGGCGCAGCCCTGGGCGGGCTCGGCTACGCCTTCGGTCTGATCCCTGTCCTTCTCAACGTGGCCCTGATCGGCTTCGAGATTCTCGTCGCCTTCATGCAGGCCTACGTCTTCACCATCCTGACCTGCATCTACATCCGCGACGCAATCGAACTGCACTGAGCGCTCGAACGCACAAGAAGCGGGGGTCGGGTTAACCGTCCAACCGTCCCATCGGAAGAGGAAGAGTTAAAATGGAAGCTGAAGCGGCAAGGTACATCGGCGCCGGGCTGGCCATGTTCGCCCTGGCTGGCGTTGGCATCGGTATCGCCAACATCTTCTCCAACCTGATCGCTTCGGTCGCCCGCAACCCGGCGGCCCGCAACCAGGTGTTCCCGATCGGCATTCTGGGCTTCGCTCTGACCGAAGCCGTCGCGCTGTTCGCGCTGCTGATCGCCTTCCTGATCCTGTTCGCCTGAGCCAGTCCCTTCCGGCTCGATGGAACGGTCCGCGGCGTGGGGATGTCTCCGCGCCGCGGTTTGTTGGGGCCGGCCCCGCCTTCGGGCAGGGGCCCGTGCTTCCCGGGATCGAGGCGGCTGCCGGGCCTTCCGGCGGTCGCGCACGCAAGGTGATCCTCGCATGGTGGATTTCAGGCTGACGTTGGCCCGGCGGGCCGGGGCCCTGGTGCTGGGTCTGGCGCTGGCCGCTTCCCCGGCCCTGCCGGCTCTTGCCCAGGATGCCGGGGCGCCGCAGGGCGTGACCCAGGAGGTGGCGCCGCCGGCGGCCGCCCAGGACGACGCGCACGGCACGGCGGAGCACATCGCCGAGGGCGTGGCGGCGGAGACGGCGGAGCACGCCAAGGGCGGGCTGCCGCAGCTCAACCCCGACACCTACCCGACCCAGATCTTCTGGCTGGCGGTGACCTTCGGCCTGCTGCTGTTCCTGATGTCCAAGGTGGCGCTGCCCCGCGTCGCCGAGGTGCTGGAAGCCCGGCAGGAGAAGATCGCCGACGACCTCGACCGCGCCGGTGCGCTGAAGGCCGAGGCGGACGCCGTCATCGAGAATTACGAGCGCGAGCTGGCCGAGGCCCGCGCCAAGGCGCAGAAGGTGCTGTCCGACGCGACCCTCGCGGCGGAGAGCGAGACCACGCAGCGCCTGGGTGAGCTGGCCGCCGATCTGGCCGAGCGCGCCCGTGCCGCCGAAGCCCGCATCGAGCAGGCCCGGCGCGCCGCCCTGGGCAACATCCGCGGCGTTGCCGCCGAGACGGCCGTCGCCGCCGCGGCGAAGCTGGCCGGTCTGGATCTCGATCCGGCTACCGCCGAGGCGGCCGTCGAAGAGGCTCTGAACCGCGTCCGGCAGGAGGTCGTGTGATGCTCCAGAATCCCACCTTCTGGGTTCTCGTCGCCTTCGTCCTGTTCGTCGCCGCCGTCTGGCGCATCGCCGCGAACACCATCGGCAAGGCGCTGGATGACCGGGCGGAGCGCATCCGCGAGGAGATCGAGCAGGCGCAGAAGCTGCGCGAGGACGCCCAGGCGGCCCTCGCCCAGTATCAGCGCAAGCAGCGCGACGCGCTGAAGGAGGCGGAGAACATCATCGCCGCCGCCCGCGAGGAAGCCGACCGCATCCGCCGCCGGGCCGCCACCGACCTGGAGGCATCCCTGCGGCGCCGTGAGGCGCAGGCGATGGAGAAGATCGCCCAGGCCGAGGCGCAGGCCGTCCAGCAGGTCCGCGACCTTGCCGTGGACATCGCCGTCGCCGCCACGGAGCGCATCCTGGTCCAGAACATGGACGCGACGCGCGACGAGGTCCTGGTCGGCAATGCCATCGCCGAACTTCCGGCCAAGCTGCACTGACCCCGGTTCCGCCGGTCAAGACAAAGGGCGTCCCTCGCGGGCGCCCTTTTTGTTCGTGCCCGTGCCGGCGCCGGGGTGGCGGCCCCCGGAATCGGCGGGTGCCGGCCTTCGCTCCCCGCACGCCGACCGACGTTCCGGCGACCTAGGCGGTGTGCTTCAAGCGGGCGGTCAGGCCCAGGAAGGCCGGGTAGGGGTGGGTGACGACATAGGTCGGCACCGGCCCCAGATAGTCCCGCATCCGCCCCTTCTCGACGAACCGCTTGCGGAACCGGGAATGGCTGAAGAAGGGCAGCAGGCGGGGCACGATCCCGCCCATGACATAGAGCCCGCCGCGCGCCCCCAGGCTCAGCGCCAGGTTTCCCGCCACCGTTCCCAGCATGGCGCAGAACGTCTCCAGCGCCTCGTGGCAGTAGACGTCGCTGCGGTCCAGCCCGCGGGCGGAGATGTCGGCAGGATCCAGCGGCTCCGGCTCGCGCCCGTCCAGCAGCATCAGCGCGCTGTAGAGGTTCTGCAACCCCATGCCGGAGACCACGCGCTCGGCCGAGACATGGTCGTAGATCTTGCGCAGTTCGGCCAGCACCTGCCCCTCGCGGTCGCTGACCGGGGCCATGGTGACATGACCGCCCTCCGTCGCCAGGGCCGTCCAGCCCGACGGGCCGGGGATCAGGGCGGAGACGCCCAGGCCGGTGCCCGGCCCGATGACGGCGACGGGGGCACCGGGCAGCGGGGTGCCGTCGCCCACCTGCACCCGTTCGTCCTCCGCCAGTTCGGGGACGGCGAGGGCCGCCGCCGTGAAATCGTTGATCACCTCCAGCCGGTCGAAGCCCAGCGCCCGCCGTACCCCGGAGATGGAGAACTCCCAGGTCAGGTTGGTCATGCGGATCAGGTCGCCCGTCACCGGGGAGGCGATGGCGAAGGCGCCGCGGTCGGGCCGCAGCGGGGCCGGAGCCGACTCCAGATAGTGCTCCGCCGCTTCGGCGGGGGACGGGAAGTCGGCGCACCGGAGGGTGCGTTCCGCCGTGACGCGGCCGTCCAGCACCAGGGCGAAGCGGGCGTTGGTGGCGCCGATGTCCGCGATCAGGGCCGGCGAGGGATGTCCGGTATCGGGGGCGGCAGGGCTCATGCCGCGGTACCCGCATCACCGAGCGGTGCGGCCAGCGTCTCCACATAGCTGCGCCGCCAGTGGGTGATGTCGTTGCCCTTCAGCACGCTCATCATCGCCTCGAAGCGTTCGCGCCGCTCCTGGAGCGGCATGGTCAGGCCGCGCTGGAGATTCTCCGCCGTGGCCCGGATGTCATAGGGGTTGACGATCAGGGCGGCGTCAAGCTCCTTCGCCGCGCCCGCGAATCGGGACAGCACCAGCACGCCGGGATCGGCCGGGTCCTGGCAGGCGACGTACTCCTTCGCCACCAGATTCATGCCGTCGCGCAGGGGCGTCACCAGCCCGATACGGGCATGCCGGAAGAAGCCCGCCAGCGTCCGGCGGTTGAAGCTCTTGTTCAGATAGCGGATCGGCACCCAGTCGAACTCGGCGTAGCGGCCGTTGATATGGCCGGCCAGGGCCTCCAGCTCGCGCCGGATGGCCTGGTATTCGGCCACGTCGCCCCGGGAGGGCGGCGCCACCTGCATGAAGCTGACCTGGCCCCGGTTGCCGGGATAGCTGTCCAGCAGCTCCTGGAACGCCTCGAACCGCTGCGGCAGCCCCTTGGAATAGTCCAGCCGGTCCACCCCGATGATCAGGGCCCGCTCGACCAGGCTCTCCCGCAGGCGCCGGGTCTGAGCCGACTCCGCCGCCTGCGCGGCAAGCTGGGCGAGCGGCAGCGTGTCGATGCTGATGGGGAAGGCGCGGGCCAGCAGATCGCGGCCATAGGCCCGGATGCGGCAGCCCCGGCCCGATCCCAGTTCCTCCACGCTGCCGCCGGCCTCGTACTTCACGTAATGGACGAAGCAGCGCAGGTCGCTCTCTGTCTGGAACCCCACCAGATCGTAGGCGCACAGGCCGCGCACCAGCGACTCGTGCGCCGGCAGGGCGACCAGGATCTCCGGCGCCGGAAAAGGCGTGTGCAGATAGAACCCCATGCGCTGGCTCAGCCCCATGGCGCGGAGCTGTTCGGCGAACGGGATCAGGTGGTAGTCGTGGACCCAGACCATGTCGTCGGGGCGGAGCAGGGCGGCCAGCTTGCCGGCGAACAGGCTGTTCACCCGCTGATAGCCGGCATAGGTGCGCCCGCTGAAGCTGGCCAGATCCAGCCGGTAATGGAACAGGGGCCACAGGGTCGAGTTGGCGAATCCGTTGTAGTACTCGTCCAGGTCACGCTGGGTCAGGCCCAGGGTGGCGTAGGTGATGCGGCCTGATTCGGTGATGCGCGGGGGGCCGTCGGTCCCGTCCACGATATCGCCGCTCCAGCCGAACCAGATGCCGCCGCCCCGGCTCTTCAGGGCTTCCTGGACGGCCACCGCCAGGCCCCCGGCCTGGCTCTTGCTTTCATCCACCGGGGCGACGCGGTTCGAAACGACCACCAGTCGGCTCACGGGTTCGGTTCCTCCGGATTCTTCGGGACGGGTCGGGGACAGGACGGGCCCGCAGGCCCGCGGCACCTCGCCGCAGACAGGTGCCCGGAAGACGGGCACGCCGAATAATCCGACCGCAGCAGCACGGCCGAAGTAACGGCACGATAACGGGCAGGGGAGCGCGACATCACCCGGACTGACGGCGTATGTCCTTGGCCCTAGGGGTGTTCCGGGTCGGTTTCCGCAGTGCAGCGAGGCGGTTGCGTCGGACGGGAACATTTCGTCGGCCCAACGATGTCGGCAAGGGCGTACCCCGCGCGACACTTGGTCCGGAAATTAGGCCTTGCGGACTTCGGCCCTGGCGAGCATATTGTGCAGTGCGACATTGATCGCGTCTTTGACCCGATCGTGTCGTAACGCACTTCTTGGGCGTTTCCTCCCTAAACTCAGGCCGTGCCCTCTGGCACGGCCTTTTTCTTTGGCCGTGTCCCCCGCGGGACTCACCGCCCTCACGGCGGGCTCCTGTCGCCCTCGCCCAGGGGACGGTGCAGCATCAGCCAGTCCAGCCAGCGCCCATGCTTGAAACCGGCGCCGGGCAGCAGCCCGACCTCGGCGAAGCCCAGCGAGCGGTGCAGGCGGACCGACGCGGCGTTTCCCGCATCCCCGATCACCGCCACCATGCGGCGGTAGCCCAGTGCCGTGCAGCGCCCGATCAGGGCTTCCAGCAGCAGCCGGCCCAGCCCGCGGCCTTGGGCTCCGGCGGCGACGTAGACGGAGTCCTCCACCGTGTAGCGGTAGGCCGGGCGCTGCCGGAACGGGCTGGCATAGGCGTATCCCAGCACCTGCCCCGCCATATCGGCCACCAGGAAGGGCAGTCCGCAGGCCTCCACCGCGGCCAGGCGGCGGGCCATCTCGGCCGCGTCGGGCGGCTCAAGCTCGTAGCTGGCGCAGGCGTGCAGCACCTCGGGCGCGTAGATGGCGGCCAGGGCGGCGGCATCGGCCGCCGTGGCGGGGCGCACCCGCACGCCGGCGACGCCCGGGACAGGGCTCACCGGCGCCCCCTGTGCAGCCGCTCCGCCGGGACATGCGCCAGGGCGGCGGTCAGCCGGCGCATGTGCTGGGCCAGGGTCGCCAGATAGGGGCGACGGCGCAGCCTGTGTTCGTCCATGTAGAGCGATCGGTTCAGCTCGATCTGGAGGGCATGGACGCCCCGTTCCGGGTGGCCGTAATGCCGGGTCGTGTAGCCGCCGGCATAGGGCGCGTTGCGGCCGACCAGATAGCCCAGCATGGTCAGGGTCGATTCGGCCTGCGCCGTCAGGGCGGGGGCGCAGGCGCTGCCGTGGCAGTCGCCCAGGATCATGTCCAGCCGGCCCCCGGCGGCGGCCTCGGGCGGCAGGTCGATGGACGGCATGGAATGGCAGTCCAGCAGGATGCAGTAGCCGAACCGCTCCCGCGTCTCCGCCACCAGGGACTGGAGGGCGGCGTGGTAGGGCCGGTAGCAGCGCTCCACCCGCTCCAGCGCCTCGCCGAAGCGCAGCTTGCGCCGGTAGATCTCCTCACCGGTGGCGACGATCCGGGCGATGGTGCCCAGCCCGGCGGCGACGCGGGCGCTGCGGCTGTTGACGTAGGGCGGCACCGGCCCCTCGAACATGCCGGGGTCCAGTTCGTAGGGCTCCCGGTTGGGATCGACATAGGCACGCGGGAATTCCGCCGCCAGCAGGGGTGTGCCCAGCTCCGCCGCCTCGGCGAAGATCTCGTCCACGAAGCAGTCCTCGGACCGGCGCAGGGTATGCGCGTCCAGCCGCGCCTCGGCCAGGAAGCTCTCCGGATAGACACGCCCGCTGTGGGGGGAGGCCAGCACCAGCGGCAGAACCTGCTGCGCCGGCCGCCACAGCCGGTAGACGCCGGGCACCGCCTCCATCCGCCCGGGGTCCGCCCGGCCCGCCTCCGCTCCGCCCCGCTCCGCCCGCGGGGCGCGGGTCGAGGCGGCGCAGGGGTCCGGGTCGGGCTCGGGGCGGGGGAGCGTGCTGTCCATGATTCCAGATGTAACGGAGTTACCGGTTCCTGTCATCGCGCCGCCGTGCAGCGTGCCGCCGCACCTGACCTTCCGCACCGGCCCTTCCGGTGCGGTTTCCGCGGCGCGACCGGCACCGTCCGGGGCGCTCCGGAAAAAAGTGCGCGTCCCCGCAACGGAAGTGTTGCCAAGCCCCGCCGGCGATGCTAAACCCCCGCTCCACGCCGCGGGGGTTTCCCCGAGGCGGACCCGCAAGGGATGGGCGCGTAGCTCAGCGGGAGAGCACTACGTTGACATCGTAGGGGTCACAGGTTCAATCCCTGTCGCGCCCACCATCCCTTCCTCGATCCAGATATCCGGGTGCATGACCAGGGCGTATGGCTCCGCCCCCTGCAGGGGACGGACAGCCCGTGCCAAGGGCACCCGCTCTGTGCCATTCCGACCGCGCTGTGCTCTGTCCATCTCCCCGGCCGCGGCCCATGGCTGCGCCATGATCTTGGCGCTTGCGTTTATAGCGTTCAGGTCCACATGCTCGTGCCATGACAGTGCCCGGCCGGCACCGGCGGGCGGAACGACCGGGGCCGGGGGAGGGACGCATGGACGCGGCAGCAGAACAGATTCGCCGGCTTGAGCCCATCGCACCGCAGGAGGACGAGCGGAGCGAGGTCCGTAGGCTGTCGGCCCTGCTGGACGACGCCCTGAAGGGCGTGGAGGCCGGCACGGGCCGCTGCCGGCTCGTCGGTCCGCTCGGGGAGACTGTCGATCTGCCTCCCTCGGTCTTCTATGTTCTGGAGCGGGTGGCGGAAGTCATGGCCCATGGGGATGCCATCACCATCGTACCCGTCGGCCAGGACCTTACCACCCAGCAGGCTGCCAATATCCTCAACATTTCCCGCCAGCATCTGGTGACGCTGCTGGATGGTGGGCGGATTCCGTATCGGAAGGTGGGCAGCCATCGGCGTCTGGACATCCAGGATGTGCTGGCATTCCGGCAGGAACGGGCCCGGCAGCGCCGACAGGCCCTGGACTCCCTGGCGGCCTTGAGCGAAGAGGGAGAAGGGTATCCCGAACTCGACTAGGGTACGAACTCAACCGGGGGGTGTTCTTGATTCCAGCACCGTTCCGGGTCGTGCTTGATGCGAACGTCCTGTTCCCCTTCACGGTACGGGATACGTTGCTCCGGGCGGCCGAGCAGGATCTGTACCTGCCCGGATGGACCGACGGAATCCTGGAGGAGATGCGCCGCAACCTCGTCGCCCGGGGCCACACGAGGGAGGACCAGTCGCACCGTCTTGTCGCGACGATCGCGGCCGCTTTCCCGGAAGCACGGATCACCGGCCATGACTGCCTGATCCCCTGCATGCCGAACGAACCGGAGGATCGACATGTAGCTGCTGCGGCTGTCAGGTCCGCGGCCCAGCTTATCGTAACCGGCAACCTCCGGCATTTCCGTAGCCTTCCCGACGGGATCGAAGCCAGGACCGCGGAGGATTTTCTCTGCGATCTCCACGACCTCGCACCCGACCGGATGGCGCAGGTGATTGCCGATCAGGCGGCGGCTCTGACCCGGCCGCCGCGCACGGTGGATGACATCCTGCGGGCCTTCGACAGGCTGACGCCCCGCTTCGCCCGCCTTGTGCGGGCCACGCGGGCCACGCAAGCGGGCGGGTTGGCCAGCGGGTGAGCGGAGCCCGCGTCCCGTGCCTCACCCCGGCTCCACCCGCACCGCCAGCGGCAGGCGGCCCAGGGCGCGGCGGGCGGTTTCCTCGGTCTCCGCGCCGCCGGGGACGCGGACGACGACGACCATGCCGCGCTCCGGCTCCGTCACCGCCACCACCTCCGCCGCCACGCCGGGCAGGGCCAGCGCCAGCTCGTCGCGGCAGGCGCGCTCGGCCGCGATCTGGCGCAGCTTCGGCTTGAAGATCTTGCCCACCGGGGTCAGCGGCATCTCCGGCAGCACCACCACCTCGCGCGGCTTGGCCGGCGGCTCGTCCACCCTCTCCTGGAGGAAGCGGGCCAGCGCCTCGGCGTCCAGCGGCCCGGCGGAGGTGACGAACAGCATCGGCACCTCCCCGGCATAGGCGTCCGGGCGGCCCACGGCGGCGGCCAGGGCGACGCCGGGGAAACCGGCGGCCGGGTCCTCCAGCATGCGCGGGTCGATGTTGTGGCCGCCCCGGATGATGACATCCTTCAGCCGCCCGGCGATGTGGACGCAGCCCGCGGCATCGATGCGGGCGAGGTCACCCGTGCGCAGCCACTCGTTTCCCGCCTCGTCGCGGTAGAAGGCGCCGGCGGTATCGCGCGGATCGACATAGCCGGCGAAGACGCTGGGGCCGCGCACCAGCAGCTCGCCCAGCGGGCCGGGCCGGTCGCGGTGCAGCACCCCGTCGGCCAGCACGGCCAGTTCCGCCAGCGCCGCGCGCGGCCCCACGGCGGTGCTGTCCGGCGTGCGGTAGTGCGGCCACTGCGCCACCGCTCCCGACAGTTCGGTCATGCCGTAGACCTGCCGCACGGCCCCGCCCCAGATCGCGTTGAAGCGCCGCTCCACCTCCGGCGGCAGGGTGGCGGCGCCGACCCCGACCAGCCGCAGGCTTGAGATGTCCAGCCCCTCGCGCGGCACGGCGCAGAGGGCCCCCAGCACCGTCGGCACCACGCCCAGCACGGTCAGCCGGTGCCGGTCCACCAGTCGCCAGACGGCCTGCACCATCTTCGGGTCGCGGTAGCCCGCGGCGGTGGCGATGTAGAGCGTGGCGCCGGCGGCGAAGGTGGGGATGCTGCCGGTGAAGGCACCGCCGACATGGAACAGCGGCAGCCCCAGCAGCAGCCGGTCCTCCGCCCGCGTCCCCGTGGACAGCATGGACGCCACCGACGCCGCCACCATGGAGCGGTTGGTCAGCTTCGCCACCTTCGGCCGGCCGGTGGTGCCGCCGGTGGGGTAGAGTGCCGCCACCCGCTCCGCCTGGGCCGGGTCGCGGCCCGCGGCCAGGGTGGCGCGCCAGTCGGGATCGGGCTCCAGCCCCTCCTCCCCGAAGGCGACGCTGCCGTCCACCGGCAGGGTGACGATGCGCTCCAGCGTCGGCACCTCGCGCTCCAGCCCCGCCACCTTCTCGTACAGCCCGCCGGGCAGGCCGGGCGGCGGCACCAGCAGCAGGCGGGCGCCGACGGCGTTCAACTGGGCGGCGATGGCCTCGCGGGTGAACAGCAGGTTCAGCGGCTGGGCGCGGCAGGCTTCCACCGCCGCCCACAGGGCGACCTGGGTGGCGGGCACGCCCGGCGCCAGCACCGACACCGTGTCGTCCTGCGTCAATCCCTGCGCCCGGTACCAGCGGATCGCGGCGGCCAGCAGGCCCATGAAGCGGCCGTAGCCGATGCTCGGCGGATCGGGGTCGTCCGGCACCCGCAGATAGACCAGCGCCGTCCCGTCCGGGTTCGCCTCCGCCCCGGCGGCGATCAGGTCGATCAGCCGCGGATGCCGGTCGATCAGTTCCGCCGCCTGCCGGTCGATCTCCGCCTCCTGGGCGTGGATGCGCTCGCGGCCGTCCTCGATGTCCATGCCGTTCCTCCCTGGTGTGTCCGTGTCCGTCGGGGACTTCGCCCGTGTCAGCGGCCGGGAAAGGCCGGGGGGCGCTTTTCCAGGAAGTGGGCGACGCCTTCGCGGAAATCCTCCGAACCCAGGCTCGCCAGCATCTCCTCGTCGGCCAGGACGGACGCCTCGGCCAGCCCGTGCAGCAGGCCGGCATAGACCTGCCGCTTGATCACCGCCAGCGAGCGGGGGGAGACGCCGTGCGCCAGATCGGCGGCATAGGCCCGCACGGCCTCCGCGAAGCCTTCGTCCGGCAGCAGCCGGGCCAGCCCCAGGGCGGCCGCCTCCTCCGCCGTCAGGGTGCGGGCGGTGTAGAGCAGGTCCAGCGCGTTCATCGGCCCGACCAGCCGCGGCAGCATCCAGGCCGAGCCGTATTCCGCGATCAGGCCGCGGCGGGAGAAGGCGGTGGTCACCTTGGCGCCCGCGGCGACGAAGCGGATGTCGCAGAAGAGCGCGAAGCACAGCCCGATGCCGGCCACCGGCCCGTTGATGGCGGCGATCACCGGCTTGGGCGTCTTCAGCGGATAGGTCAGGGGCTGGTCGAAGTCCCGGCCCGGCGTCGGATCGTGCGCCAGGTCGGGGAAGACCTCGCGGCCCGGCGCCGTGCCCGACGCCAGCATGCCGCCCATGGCCACCATGTCCGCCCCGGCGCAGAAGCCGCGGCCGGCACCCGTGACGACGATCACCCGCACCCGGTCGTCCGCACCGGCCTCGGCGAAGGCGGCCTTCAGGTCCTGCGCCATGGCCGGGGTCCAGGCGTTCAGCCGGTCCGGCCGGTTCAGGGTGATCGTCGCCACCCGGTCGGCGACGTCGTACAGGATGTCGGTGAAGGCCATGCGCGTATCCTCCCAGGGCTCCCGCGGCCGTCTGCCGTCGGGGCCGTTCGTTGTTGCCTGGGATGATTACCCGGCACCCCCGGGGGGCGCGACCGGGTTCGCGCCGGGATGCGCGGGCCGTCCGCGCTGCGGTGGGCGGCCTCCGCCTGCCGGGCCGGGGGCGGGAAGCGAGAAGGGGGGGCGGGATCAGCCGTGCCAGTCGCGCGCCAGCCGGCGCGAGGCCAGCAGCATCAGCAGCGCCGCCAGCAGGTAGAAGCCCAGGCCGTAGAGGATGGACCAGCGCAGGCTGTCGTCGCCGTAGACCGCCGCCAGCCGGTCGGACATCCAGCCCAGGAACCAGATGCCGAAGCCGATGCCGATCAGGTTGTTCACGAACAGGAAGACGGCCGAAGCCGTGGTCCGCATGGCCGGCGGCACCAGATGCTGCACGGCCGACAGCACCGGCCCCAGCCAGATCAGGGCCAGGGCCTGCGGGATCAGGAACAGCACGAAGGAGACCGTCAGCGACGGCGACAGCAGCCCCGCCGCATAGAAGGGGGCCGCCAGCAGGAAGGACGCGGCCGGCACGGCGGCATAGGCGCCGCGGTTCGCCGCCCCCAGCCGGTCGCCCAGCCAGCCGCCCAGCCAGACCCCGACAATGCCGCCGAAGAAGACGATGGCGGCGAAGAACAGCGAGCGGTCCACCAGACCCAGCCCGTAGGTCCGGCTCAGCAGCGAGCCCAGCCAGAACAGCATGCCGTAGCCGATGATCGAACTGCACGAGGCGCCGAAGGCCAGGAACCAGAAGCTGGACTTGCCCGCCAGCACGCGCGCGACCTCGCGCAGGGGCGGGGCCTCCGGCCGGGCCGCGGGCGGGTCGAAGCGGCCGCGCACCGGCTCGCGCACCGTCAGCTTCAGGAGCGGCGCCAGCAGCAGCCCCACGGCCCCGACGATGACGAAGGCCGCCCGCCAGTCGATGTAGGCGGCCACCAGCCCGCCGAACAGCAGGCCGGCGGCCGAGCCCACCGGGATGCCGAAGGAGAAGACCGCCAGCGCCCGTGCCCGCTCCCCCGGCGGGAAGTAGTCCGCGATCAGGGAGTAGGAGGGGGCGACGCCGCCGGCCTCGCCCACGCCCACGCCCAGCCGGCAGAGGAACAGGGTGAGGAAGGAGTTGGCGGCCCCGCACAGCATGGTGAAGCCGCTCCAGACCGAGAGCGCGATCGTGATGATCCAGGTGCGGCTGCTGCGGTCGGCCAGCACGGCGATGGGGATGCCCAGCGCCGTGTAGAACAGGGCGAAGGCCCAGCCGCCCATCCAGCCCAGCTCGCTGTCCGTCAGCCCCAGCTCGTGCTTGATGGGCTCGGCCAGGATGCTGATGATCTGACGGTCGATGAAATTGAAGATGTAGACCAGGAACAGGACGAACAGCACGTAGTAACGGTAGCGCCGCTCCGGGTGCGCCGGATCGTCCGCCCCGGACTGCACCTGGGCCTGCACCCGGGCCTGCACCCGGGACTGCACCTGGGCCTGCGCCCCGGCCTCTGCCGCGGCCTTCGTCGTCCTCGTCTCGCCGCCTGCCGCCATCTCGGCCATGCGCCTGTCCTGCCTTGTGCAACGGG
It encodes:
- a CDS encoding helix-turn-helix domain-containing protein, producing MDAAAEQIRRLEPIAPQEDERSEVRRLSALLDDALKGVEAGTGRCRLVGPLGETVDLPPSVFYVLERVAEVMAHGDAITIVPVGQDLTTQQAANILNISRQHLVTLLDGGRIPYRKVGSHRRLDIQDVLAFRQERARQRRQALDSLAALSEEGEGYPELD
- a CDS encoding PIN domain-containing protein → MLDANVLFPFTVRDTLLRAAEQDLYLPGWTDGILEEMRRNLVARGHTREDQSHRLVATIAAAFPEARITGHDCLIPCMPNEPEDRHVAAAAVRSAAQLIVTGNLRHFRSLPDGIEARTAEDFLCDLHDLAPDRMAQVIADQAAALTRPPRTVDDILRAFDRLTPRFARLVRATRATQAGGLASG
- a CDS encoding AMP-binding protein; amino-acid sequence: MDIEDGRERIHAQEAEIDRQAAELIDRHPRLIDLIAAGAEANPDGTALVYLRVPDDPDPPSIGYGRFMGLLAAAIRWYRAQGLTQDDTVSVLAPGVPATQVALWAAVEACRAQPLNLLFTREAIAAQLNAVGARLLLVPPPGLPGGLYEKVAGLEREVPTLERIVTLPVDGSVAFGEEGLEPDPDWRATLAAGRDPAQAERVAALYPTGGTTGRPKVAKLTNRSMVAASVASMLSTGTRAEDRLLLGLPLFHVGGAFTGSIPTFAAGATLYIATAAGYRDPKMVQAVWRLVDRHRLTVLGVVPTVLGALCAVPREGLDISSLRLVGVGAATLPPEVERRFNAIWGGAVRQVYGMTELSGAVAQWPHYRTPDSTAVGPRAALAELAVLADGVLHRDRPGPLGELLVRGPSVFAGYVDPRDTAGAFYRDEAGNEWLRTGDLARIDAAGCVHIAGRLKDVIIRGGHNIDPRMLEDPAAGFPGVALAAAVGRPDAYAGEVPMLFVTSAGPLDAEALARFLQERVDEPPAKPREVVVLPEMPLTPVGKIFKPKLRQIAAERACRDELALALPGVAAEVVAVTEPERGMVVVVRVPGGAETEETARRALGRLPLAVRVEPG
- a CDS encoding enoyl-CoA hydratase, which gives rise to MAFTDILYDVADRVATITLNRPDRLNAWTPAMAQDLKAAFAEAGADDRVRVIVVTGAGRGFCAGADMVAMGGMLASGTAPGREVFPDLAHDPTPGRDFDQPLTYPLKTPKPVIAAINGPVAGIGLCFALFCDIRFVAAGAKVTTAFSRRGLIAEYGSAWMLPRLVGPMNALDLLYTARTLTAEEAAALGLARLLPDEGFAEAVRAYAADLAHGVSPRSLAVIKRQVYAGLLHGLAEASVLADEEMLASLGSEDFREGVAHFLEKRPPAFPGR
- a CDS encoding spinster family MFS transporter, with the protein product MAEMAAGGETRTTKAAAEAGAQAQVQSRVQARVQAQVQSGADDPAHPERRYRYYVLFVLFLVYIFNFIDRQIISILAEPIKHELGLTDSELGWMGGWAFALFYTALGIPIAVLADRSSRTWIITIALSVWSGFTMLCGAANSFLTLFLCRLGVGVGEAGGVAPSYSLIADYFPPGERARALAVFSFGIPVGSAAGLLFGGLVAAYIDWRAAFVIVGAVGLLLAPLLKLTVREPVRGRFDPPAARPEAPPLREVARVLAGKSSFWFLAFGASCSSIIGYGMLFWLGSLLSRTYGLGLVDRSLFFAAIVFFGGIVGVWLGGWLGDRLGAANRGAYAAVPAASFLLAAPFYAAGLLSPSLTVSFVLFLIPQALALIWLGPVLSAVQHLVPPAMRTTASAVFLFVNNLIGIGFGIWFLGWMSDRLAAVYGDDSLRWSILYGLGFYLLAALLMLLASRRLARDWHG